One window of the Rosa rugosa chromosome 3, drRosRugo1.1, whole genome shotgun sequence genome contains the following:
- the LOC133740124 gene encoding diphthamide biosynthesis protein 3-like: MSYDDVEIEDMEWNDELQAYTYPCPCGDLFQITKEDLKLGEEIARCPSCTLYITVVYNIEDFMDKKPTKPFEPSKQQSLTVA; this comes from the coding sequence ATGTCGTACGACGACGTGGAGATCGAAGATATGGAGTGGAACGACGAGCTCCAGGCGTACACATACCCATGCCCATGCGGAGACTTGTTCCAGATCACCAAGGAAGACCTGAAATTGGGGGAAGAGATCGCTCGGTGCCCTAGTTGTACTCTCTACATCACCGTCGTTTACAACATCGAAGATTTCATGGATAAGAAACCCACCAAACCCTTTGAGCCCTCCAAGCAACAATCCCTCACCGTTGCTTAG